A segment of the Flavobacteriales bacterium genome:
CTCGTCGATTGTCATGGCAGCACGGCGTACAGCACCGGACGGCTCGGCGCGGCATCGTTGATGAAGTGCGGCAGCTGCAGCTCGAGCAGGTAGTCGCCATCGCCCACGCTCGCGGGCACATGGATCATCTCGGTGATGGTGCGCTCCAAGTCGATGGTGTTCGGGAAATCCCAGAAGGCATGGTGCGCTGCCAGCACGCCGCCATCCTCTTCGCGATCTACACTCGGCAGATCGAGCAGCAGGTGCTTCACGCCGATGCTGCGCAACCACGCGCATGCGGTGCTCTGCAAGTAGCAGGGATTGCTGCCGCTCCATTGGCGCGTGCCGGCTTCGTCGTCGTTGGGCAGCGTGCGCAGCACCAACGCCTCCGGCGGACGCTCATTCACCAAGTGCCGCAGCTGCTCCAGGGTGATCACGCGGTCCTCCCGTTGGTCGGGCGCGCGCCGTGTCTCTGGGCGCACACTCAACACTTGCGCAGTGAAGAAGTAGCGCTTGAGCAAATTGCCCACGGCGTGGATCTCCGGGCTGATGTGCCCCACGCTCTCGGTGTGCGTGCCATGGCCGT
Coding sequences within it:
- a CDS encoding cyclase family protein, translated to MIAEITHRGRSFKVDLSKPLDLSLPLSESGPRAWYVGPVAIEPVRNKDEAGVEKIYAVSEGAPVNFRNVSFNPHGHGTHTESVGHISPEIHAVGNLLKRYFFTAQVLSVRPETRRAPDQREDRVITLEQLRHLVNERPPEALVLRTLPNDDEAGTRQWSGSNPCYLQSTACAWLRSIGVKHLLLDLPSVDREEDGGVLAAHHAFWDFPNTIDLERTITEMIHVPASVGDGDYLLELQLPHFINDAAPSRPVLYAVLP